The Streptomyces achromogenes genome window below encodes:
- a CDS encoding N-acyl-D-amino-acid deacylase family protein, whose product MEDLVIRDADVVDGTGADSYRADVVIDDGRIVSIVKEAAAAGCQRPKAVRELDAEGLVLSPGFIDMHAHSDLALLSDPDHSAKAAQGVTLEVLGQDGLSYAPVDDRTLEEVRRAITGWNGPGDDVDFDWRSVGEYLDRLDRGVGGRGIAVNAAYLVPQGTVRALVVGWEDRPATPRELDRMRRLVAEGLEQGAVGLSSGLTYTPGMYARNAELEELCRVVARYGGYYCPHHRSYGAGALEAYAEMVELAGKAGCGLHLAHATMNFGVNEGRAPELLALLDEALDAGADITLDSYPYTPGCTTLAALLPSWAAEGGPAELLRRLADDESAERVRHDLEVTGADGCHGVPVDWETIEISGVVNPALGDFVGRTVGASAARLGEAPWATARRLLLEDGLGPTILQHVGHEENVRAIMRHRVHTGGSDGVLTGARPHPRAYGTFPRYLGHYVRESGLLTLEECVAHLTGRPAARLRLRDRGVIREGYRADLVLFDPATVAAGSTYESPRTLPTGIPHVLVDGRFVVEDGRRTDVLAGRAVRRGPT is encoded by the coding sequence ATGGAAGACCTCGTCATCCGGGACGCCGACGTCGTCGACGGCACGGGCGCGGACTCCTACCGCGCGGACGTGGTGATCGACGACGGCAGGATCGTCTCGATCGTCAAGGAGGCGGCGGCCGCGGGCTGCCAGCGTCCGAAGGCCGTGCGGGAGCTGGACGCGGAGGGGCTGGTCCTCTCCCCCGGTTTCATCGACATGCACGCCCACAGCGACCTGGCTCTGCTGAGCGACCCGGACCACAGCGCCAAGGCGGCCCAGGGCGTGACACTCGAAGTCCTGGGCCAGGACGGTCTGTCGTACGCGCCGGTCGACGACCGGACCCTCGAAGAGGTGCGCCGCGCCATCACCGGCTGGAACGGCCCCGGCGACGACGTCGACTTCGACTGGCGGTCGGTGGGCGAGTACCTGGACCGGCTGGACCGCGGCGTCGGGGGCCGGGGCATCGCCGTCAACGCGGCGTATCTCGTCCCGCAGGGCACCGTCCGCGCCCTCGTCGTCGGCTGGGAGGACCGCCCCGCCACGCCGCGGGAGCTGGACCGGATGCGGCGGCTGGTGGCGGAGGGCCTGGAGCAGGGCGCGGTCGGCCTGTCGTCCGGGTTGACGTACACGCCCGGGATGTACGCCCGCAACGCCGAACTGGAGGAACTGTGCCGGGTGGTGGCGCGGTACGGCGGCTACTACTGCCCGCACCACCGCAGTTACGGCGCCGGTGCGCTGGAGGCGTACGCGGAGATGGTGGAGCTGGCCGGGAAGGCCGGCTGCGGCCTCCACCTGGCGCACGCCACCATGAACTTCGGCGTGAACGAGGGGCGTGCGCCCGAGCTGCTGGCCCTGCTGGACGAGGCGCTCGACGCGGGCGCCGACATCACCCTCGACTCCTATCCCTACACCCCCGGCTGCACCACGCTCGCGGCCCTGCTGCCGAGTTGGGCGGCCGAGGGCGGCCCGGCGGAGCTGCTGCGCCGTCTCGCGGACGACGAGAGCGCCGAACGCGTCCGCCACGACCTGGAGGTGACCGGTGCGGACGGCTGCCACGGGGTGCCGGTGGACTGGGAGACGATCGAGATCTCCGGCGTGGTGAACCCGGCGCTGGGCGACTTCGTCGGCCGCACGGTCGGCGCGTCGGCCGCGCGTCTGGGCGAGGCTCCGTGGGCGACGGCGCGCCGGCTGCTGCTCGAGGACGGACTCGGTCCGACGATCCTGCAGCACGTGGGCCACGAGGAGAACGTCCGCGCGATCATGCGCCATCGCGTCCACACGGGCGGCTCGGACGGTGTCCTGACCGGCGCCAGGCCGCACCCGCGCGCGTACGGCACGTTCCCGCGCTATCTCGGCCACTACGTCCGCGAGTCGGGGCTCCTCACCCTGGAGGAGTGCGTCGCCCACCTGACCGGCCGTCCGGCGGCCCGGCTGCGCCTGCGGGACCGGGGCGTGATCCGTGAGGGGTACCGCGCCGATCTGGTGCTCTTCGACCCGGCGACGGTGGCGGCGGGCTCGACGTACGAGTCCCCGCGCACCCTGCCGACGGGCATCCCGCACGTCCTGGTCGACGGCCGGTTCGTCGTCGAGGACGGCCGGCGCACGGACGTGCTGGCGGGGCGGGCGGTCCGTCGCGGTCCCACGTGA
- a CDS encoding amino acid deaminase, producing MSTEAIAALARLAEERVDHRFKGLPPDADGLTVGELAAQRRNLFTGGFSTPVLALSAERLEHNLALMETYATRHGLAFAPHGKTSMAPQLFRRQLDRGAWGITLAVPHQVRVARAYGVRRIFLANELVDPAALRWISAELDADPGFHLVCYVDSVRGVELMDAALRGAARPLDVVVELAAGDGARTGVRTEEEGAAVADAVAAVPTLRLAGVAGYEGEVPAADPERVHAWLRRLVALAAGFDAAGRFTGVEEIVVSAGGSAWFDTVADVFAGVPELSLPVLKLLRSGAYVSHDDGHYRKLTPFNRVPGEGALEPAFRLWTQVVSRPTPDQAFVNAGKRDAAYDLDLPFAQVIRRDGRERPATGVSVTALSDQHAWLRTTDEADLEVGDWVGLGLSHPCTSFDKWPLIPLAEADGTVVDYIRTYF from the coding sequence ATGAGTACCGAGGCGATCGCGGCGCTCGCCCGACTGGCCGAGGAACGCGTCGACCACCGCTTCAAGGGCCTCCCGCCGGACGCCGACGGCCTCACCGTCGGCGAGCTGGCCGCCCAGCGCCGCAACCTCTTCACCGGCGGCTTCTCGACCCCGGTGCTGGCCCTCTCCGCCGAACGCCTCGAGCACAACCTCGCACTCATGGAGACGTACGCGACCCGGCACGGTCTCGCCTTCGCGCCGCACGGCAAGACCTCCATGGCCCCGCAGCTCTTCCGGCGCCAGCTCGACCGCGGCGCCTGGGGCATCACCCTCGCGGTCCCGCACCAGGTGCGGGTGGCCCGTGCGTACGGCGTCCGGCGGATCTTCCTCGCCAACGAACTGGTCGACCCGGCGGCCCTGCGCTGGATCTCCGCCGAACTCGACGCCGACCCCGGGTTCCACCTGGTCTGTTACGTCGACTCGGTGCGCGGCGTCGAGCTGATGGACGCGGCACTGCGCGGCGCCGCCCGCCCCCTCGACGTCGTGGTCGAGCTGGCCGCCGGCGACGGCGCCCGCACCGGCGTGCGCACGGAGGAGGAGGGCGCGGCGGTCGCCGACGCGGTGGCGGCCGTCCCGACACTGCGGCTGGCCGGGGTCGCGGGCTACGAGGGCGAGGTGCCGGCGGCCGACCCGGAGCGGGTGCACGCCTGGCTGCGCCGGCTGGTCGCCCTGGCCGCCGGCTTCGACGCGGCGGGGCGGTTCACGGGCGTCGAGGAGATCGTCGTCAGCGCGGGCGGCAGCGCCTGGTTCGACACGGTCGCCGACGTCTTCGCCGGTGTCCCCGAACTCTCCCTCCCCGTGCTGAAGTTGCTGCGCTCGGGGGCGTACGTCTCGCACGACGACGGCCACTACCGCAAGCTCACACCGTTCAACCGGGTCCCCGGGGAGGGCGCGCTGGAGCCCGCGTTCCGGCTGTGGACCCAGGTCGTCTCCCGTCCCACCCCCGACCAGGCGTTCGTCAACGCGGGCAAGCGCGACGCCGCCTACGACCTCGACCTGCCCTTCGCCCAGGTGATCCGCCGCGACGGCCGCGAACGCCCCGCGACCGGCGTCTCGGTGACCGCCCTGTCCGACCAGCACGCCTGGCTGCGCACGACGGACGAGGCGGACCTCGAGGTCGGCGACTGGGTGGGCCTCGGCCTGTCGCACCCGTGCACGTCCTTCGACAAGTGGCCGCTGATCCCGCTGGCCGAGGCGGACGGCACGGTGGTCGACTACATCCGCACGTACTTCTGA
- the rfbD gene encoding dTDP-4-dehydrorhamnose reductase encodes MTTRWLVTGAHGLLGQDVLAELAADPDAVVTGLGRDRLDITDPAAVRAALPGHDVVVNCAAWTDVDGAERSEAAATAVNGTGVRNLARACADGGAILLHLSTDYVFPGDARGPYPEDAPTGPVNAYGRSKLVGERAVVELLPDTGYVVRTAWLYGEHGPNFVATVLELAARRESLDVVADQHGQPTWTRALARQLAALGRAALTGRAPAGIYHGTSAGRTTWCGLARDTFRLSGLDPERIRPVGSDKFPRPAARPAFGVLGHGKWLRAGLPPLPPWDDQLASAVRLPAFAALADAARTTRRP; translated from the coding sequence ATGACCACGAGGTGGCTGGTCACCGGCGCCCACGGGCTCCTCGGCCAGGACGTGCTCGCCGAGCTCGCCGCCGATCCGGACGCCGTCGTGACAGGCCTCGGCCGCGACCGGCTCGACATCACCGACCCGGCCGCCGTGCGTGCCGCCCTCCCCGGCCATGACGTGGTCGTCAACTGCGCCGCCTGGACGGACGTCGACGGCGCCGAGCGGTCCGAGGCGGCGGCCACGGCCGTGAACGGCACCGGCGTCCGGAACCTCGCCCGCGCCTGCGCGGACGGCGGCGCGATCCTGCTGCACCTGTCGACCGACTACGTGTTCCCGGGCGACGCCCGCGGGCCGTACCCCGAGGACGCGCCGACCGGCCCCGTCAACGCGTACGGCCGGAGCAAACTCGTGGGTGAGCGGGCGGTCGTCGAGCTGCTGCCGGACACCGGCTACGTCGTGCGCACCGCCTGGCTCTACGGCGAGCACGGACCCAACTTCGTGGCCACCGTGCTCGAACTCGCCGCCCGCCGCGAGTCCTTGGACGTGGTGGCGGACCAGCACGGTCAGCCGACCTGGACCCGGGCGCTCGCCCGGCAGCTGGCCGCCCTCGGCCGCGCCGCGCTCACGGGCCGGGCCCCGGCGGGCATCTACCACGGCACCTCGGCGGGCCGCACCACCTGGTGCGGCCTGGCGCGCGACACCTTCCGGCTCAGCGGTCTCGATCCCGAGCGGATCCGCCCCGTCGGCTCGGATAAGTTCCCCCGGCCGGCCGCGCGCCCGGCGTTCGGCGTGCTCGGCCACGGCAAGTGGCTGCGGGCCGGCCTGCCGCCCCTGCCCCCGTGGGACGACCAGCTGGCCTCGGCCGTGAGACTGCCCGCCTTCGCCGCACTGGCCGACGCGGCCCGCACGACGCGCCGGCCCTGA
- a CDS encoding IclR family transcriptional regulator, whose amino-acid sequence MSQTVDRALSILPLLAEGPADLGQVADRLGVHKSTALRLLRTLHEHGLVYRQADQRYRLGARLFALAQEAMENLDVREIAHPHLARLGEACGHTVHLAVYEDGEVLYIDKVESRYPVRMYSRIGRPVAVTVAAVAKLLLADLPEPERRAVAESLDYPLYTARSTPDAPAFLRELRKVREQGWATDLGGHEESINCVAAPVRGADGRVVAALSVSAPNVVATADELLALLPLVRRAADAVSAEYSGRTPVSAPDKDTR is encoded by the coding sequence GTGAGTCAGACCGTCGACCGTGCCCTGAGCATCCTGCCGCTGCTCGCCGAGGGCCCCGCCGACCTCGGGCAGGTCGCCGACCGCCTCGGCGTGCACAAGTCGACCGCCCTGCGGCTGCTGCGCACCCTCCACGAGCACGGCCTCGTCTACCGCCAGGCCGACCAGCGCTACCGCCTCGGCGCCCGCCTGTTCGCCCTCGCCCAGGAGGCGATGGAGAACCTCGACGTCCGCGAGATCGCCCACCCCCACCTGGCCCGGCTGGGCGAGGCCTGCGGCCACACCGTCCACCTCGCCGTGTACGAGGACGGCGAGGTCCTCTACATCGACAAGGTGGAGAGCCGCTACCCGGTGCGCATGTACTCGCGCATCGGCAGGCCCGTCGCCGTCACGGTCGCCGCCGTCGCCAAGCTGCTCCTCGCCGACCTCCCCGAACCCGAGCGGCGCGCCGTCGCCGAGAGCCTCGACTACCCCCTCTACACGGCTCGTTCGACGCCCGACGCCCCCGCCTTCCTGCGGGAGCTGCGGAAGGTGCGGGAGCAGGGCTGGGCCACCGACCTCGGCGGCCACGAGGAGTCCATCAACTGCGTCGCCGCGCCCGTCCGGGGCGCCGACGGCCGGGTGGTCGCCGCGCTGTCGGTCTCCGCGCCGAACGTCGTCGCCACCGCCGACGAACTCCTCGCCCTGCTCCCGCTGGTGCGTCGCGCGGCGGACGCCGTCAGCGCCGAGTACTCCGGCAGGACGCCTGTATCAGCCCCGGACAAGGACACCAGATGA
- a CDS encoding pyridoxal phosphate-dependent aminotransferase, translating to MQVIQSTKLANVCYEIRGPVLEEAMRLEAAGHRILKLNTGNPAAFGFEAPPEILEDILRNVSTAHGYGDAKGLLAARRAVVMHNQTLGIETDVEHVFIGNGVSELIVMAMQGLLDDGDEVLVPAPDYPLWTAAVSLSGGTAVHYRCDEQADWMPDLADIERKVTDRTKALVIINPNNPTGAVYDEAMIRGLTDIARRHNLLICSDEIYDKILYDGATHTPTAKVAPDLLTLTFNGMSKAYRVAGYRVGWMSISGPRAHADSYIEGLTILANMRLCANMPGQHGVVAALSGRQTINDLVLPGGRLKEQVDTAYELLTQIPGVTCVRPKGALYLFPRLDPAVFKIRDDRQMVLDLLRREKIMVVQGTGFNWPEPDHFRVVTLPTATDLRDAVGRIARFLDGYSQP from the coding sequence ATGCAGGTGATCCAGTCGACCAAGCTCGCCAACGTCTGTTACGAGATCCGGGGCCCGGTTCTCGAGGAGGCGATGCGGCTGGAAGCGGCCGGTCACCGCATCCTCAAGCTGAACACCGGGAACCCGGCCGCCTTCGGCTTCGAGGCCCCGCCGGAGATCCTGGAGGACATCCTCCGCAACGTCTCCACGGCGCACGGCTACGGAGACGCCAAGGGCCTGCTGGCGGCGCGCCGGGCCGTCGTGATGCACAACCAGACGCTCGGCATCGAGACGGACGTCGAGCACGTCTTCATCGGCAACGGCGTCTCCGAGCTGATCGTCATGGCGATGCAGGGGCTGCTGGACGACGGCGACGAGGTGCTGGTCCCGGCCCCGGACTACCCGCTGTGGACCGCCGCCGTCTCGCTCTCCGGCGGCACCGCCGTGCACTACCGCTGCGACGAGCAGGCGGACTGGATGCCGGACCTCGCCGACATCGAGCGCAAGGTGACCGACCGCACCAAGGCGCTCGTCATCATCAACCCGAACAACCCGACCGGCGCCGTCTACGACGAGGCGATGATCCGGGGGCTGACGGACATCGCACGCCGGCACAACCTGCTGATCTGCTCGGACGAGATCTACGACAAGATCCTCTACGACGGCGCCACGCACACGCCGACCGCCAAGGTCGCCCCCGACCTGCTCACCCTCACCTTCAACGGCATGTCGAAGGCGTACCGGGTGGCCGGCTACCGGGTCGGCTGGATGTCGATCTCCGGCCCGCGCGCGCACGCCGACTCCTACATCGAGGGTCTGACGATCCTGGCGAACATGCGCCTGTGCGCGAACATGCCGGGGCAGCACGGCGTGGTGGCCGCCCTGAGCGGACGCCAGACGATCAACGACCTGGTGCTGCCGGGCGGACGGCTCAAGGAGCAGGTGGACACGGCGTACGAGCTGCTGACGCAGATCCCGGGCGTCACCTGTGTGCGGCCGAAGGGGGCGCTGTATCTCTTCCCGCGCCTCGACCCCGCGGTCTTCAAGATCAGGGACGACCGGCAGATGGTCCTCGACCTGCTGCGCCGGGAGAAGATCATGGTGGTCCAGGGGACCGGCTTCAACTGGCCCGAGCCGGACCACTTCCGGGTCGTCACCCTGCCGACGGCGACGGACCTGCGGGACGCGGTGGGCCGCATCGCCCGCTTCCTGGACGGCTACAGCCAGCCTTAA
- a CDS encoding sugar kinase: MDGVGAADVVDVVALGESMVALLPSRPGRLADVPSFDRGIGGAESNVACALAAAGHTARWVGRVGADGFGDHLVETVGSYGVDVSRVRRDPDRPTGVYFRTAGDRSGEAHEVAYYRAGSAASAMSVDTVGLGAVRACRVLHLTGITAALSADCLHLLRELTAARPGRPLVSFDVNHRPRLWTGGDGPRILRELARGADLVFVGEDEAADVWGLDGPDAVRAAIPEPEALVVKQGAHGATLFHGERVLHVPAPRVDVVAAVGAGDAFAAGFLSATLRGLPARARLRHGHLTAAAALTVPGDLAVPPSRDHADRLAALDDTAWGRLRLGPGWTQAPAAPEEVPTP; encoded by the coding sequence GTGGACGGGGTGGGCGCGGCGGACGTCGTGGACGTCGTCGCGCTCGGCGAGTCCATGGTCGCCCTCCTGCCCTCCCGCCCGGGTCGCCTCGCCGACGTGCCGTCCTTCGACCGGGGCATCGGCGGCGCGGAATCCAACGTGGCCTGCGCCCTGGCGGCGGCCGGTCACACCGCGCGCTGGGTCGGCCGGGTCGGGGCGGACGGCTTCGGCGACCACCTCGTCGAGACCGTCGGCTCCTACGGCGTCGACGTCAGCCGCGTGCGACGGGACCCGGACCGCCCGACCGGCGTCTACTTCCGCACGGCCGGCGACCGCTCCGGCGAAGCCCACGAGGTCGCCTACTACCGGGCCGGGTCCGCCGCCTCCGCGATGTCCGTCGACACCGTCGGCCTCGGCGCCGTACGGGCCTGCCGGGTCCTGCACCTCACCGGCATCACCGCGGCCCTCTCCGCGGACTGCCTCCATCTGCTGCGCGAACTGACCGCCGCCCGGCCCGGCCGGCCGCTCGTCTCCTTCGACGTCAACCACCGGCCCCGGCTGTGGACGGGCGGCGACGGCCCCCGGATCCTGCGGGAACTGGCCCGCGGCGCCGACCTGGTGTTCGTCGGCGAGGACGAGGCCGCCGACGTGTGGGGCCTTGACGGCCCCGACGCCGTACGCGCCGCGATCCCCGAACCCGAGGCGCTCGTCGTCAAACAGGGCGCGCACGGGGCGACCCTCTTCCACGGGGAACGCGTCCTGCACGTCCCGGCACCGCGGGTCGACGTCGTCGCCGCCGTCGGCGCCGGGGACGCCTTCGCCGCCGGGTTCCTCTCCGCCACCCTGCGCGGGCTGCCCGCCCGCGCCCGGCTGCGGCACGGGCATCTGACGGCCGCCGCCGCCCTCACCGTGCCCGGCGACCTCGCCGTCCCCCCGTCCCGCGACCACGCCGACCGGCTCGCCGCCCTCGACGACACCGCGTGGGGGAGACTTCGACTCGGCCCGGGCTGGACGCAGGCCCCGGCCGCCCCCGAGGAGGTACCCACCCCGTGA
- a CDS encoding SCO4983 family protein, which yields MYEPIHTASSRRSVHATMADTPSDFPHRSREEELDIQLAGHLAALLAVTDELRATAPSADLDAAATRLAQQVARLRGGRTQVRSDLVAPAPAAPQPAALHDRAHALAGRALLVAASRADTAVAILAAQRMDAHAAGQAEQRELSAAG from the coding sequence ATGTACGAGCCGATCCACACAGCTTCTTCCCGTAGGTCCGTCCACGCCACGATGGCCGACACGCCCTCGGACTTCCCCCACCGCTCCCGCGAGGAGGAGCTGGACATCCAGCTCGCGGGTCATCTCGCGGCGCTGCTCGCCGTCACCGACGAGCTGCGCGCCACCGCGCCGTCCGCCGACCTGGACGCCGCGGCCACCCGGCTCGCACAGCAGGTGGCCAGGCTGCGCGGCGGACGGACGCAGGTCCGCTCCGACCTCGTCGCCCCCGCTCCGGCCGCGCCACAGCCCGCGGCACTGCACGACCGCGCCCACGCCCTCGCCGGCCGCGCCCTCCTCGTCGCCGCGTCCCGCGCGGACACCGCCGTGGCGATCCTGGCGGCCCAGCGCATGGACGCGCACGCCGCCGGCCAGGCCGAGCAGCGGGAGCTGAGCGCCGCCGGCTGA
- a CDS encoding S1 family peptidase, with translation MRKPLVAACFALAIAGAGAAPAVAAPAAAGTGAAALKAAAPTLKAVNLAGTVALSNCSGSVVRFPSSLDTDPALVLSNGHCLSTGFPEPGEVLVNQASSRTFGLLNSAGTRVATLRASKLAYGTMTDTDVSIYQLTSTYASIRNSYGISALTVQDTHPVAGTAITVASGYWKRLYSCNIDGFVYRMKEGDWTWKDSVRYTSACQTIGGTSGSPVIDQATGKVVAVNNTGNEDGQRCTENNPCEVDANGNVTVRKGINYAQETYLIPACFKAGNQIDLNKSGCTLPKP, from the coding sequence ATGAGAAAACCTCTCGTCGCCGCCTGCTTCGCCCTGGCCATCGCCGGGGCGGGCGCGGCGCCCGCGGTCGCCGCACCGGCCGCGGCCGGGACCGGGGCGGCCGCCCTCAAGGCCGCCGCGCCCACGCTCAAGGCCGTCAACCTCGCCGGGACCGTCGCGCTCAGCAACTGCTCCGGCTCGGTCGTCCGCTTCCCCAGCTCCCTGGACACCGACCCGGCGCTGGTGCTCTCCAACGGCCACTGCCTGTCGACCGGGTTCCCGGAGCCGGGCGAGGTGCTCGTCAACCAGGCCTCCAGCCGCACCTTCGGCCTGCTCAACTCCGCCGGCACCCGGGTCGCCACCCTGCGCGCCAGCAAGCTCGCCTACGGGACGATGACCGACACCGACGTCTCGATCTACCAGCTCACCAGCACCTACGCGTCGATCAGGAACTCGTACGGCATCTCGGCGCTGACCGTGCAGGACACGCACCCGGTCGCCGGCACCGCCATCACCGTGGCGTCCGGCTACTGGAAGCGGCTCTACAGCTGCAACATCGACGGGTTCGTCTACCGGATGAAGGAGGGCGACTGGACCTGGAAGGACTCGGTCCGTTACACCTCCGCCTGCCAGACCATCGGCGGCACCTCCGGCTCGCCGGTGATCGACCAGGCCACCGGCAAGGTCGTCGCCGTAAACAACACCGGCAACGAGGACGGCCAGCGCTGCACCGAGAACAACCCCTGTGAGGTCGACGCGAACGGCAACGTCACCGTCCGCAAGGGCATCAACTACGCCCAGGAGACCTACCTGATCCCGGCCTGCTTCAAAGCCGGCAACCAGATCGACCTGAACAAGAGCGGGTGCACCCTGCCCAAGCCGTAG
- a CDS encoding glycosyltransferase, protein MTVVDSGTSARPDPLEVGLPTTIEPSREHQMTSTATPRFSVFTPSHRTRFLDDCLATLQAQTCPDWEWIVLLNNGARWRPERPDDRVRIEIADDVTGVGAAKRRACELARGEILVELDHDDLLAKACLAELGKAFDENPDAVFVYSNTAQITEDGKRDDSRFNESHGWHYEDVRVDGQNLLQVRAMAPTPHNIAYIWYAPNHVRAFRRDAYETAGGYDASRSVLDDQDLMCRLFHVGDFHHIPRCLYLQRMHPANTQRDPETNAHIQTETVALYDKYIEANALAWTYRRGLLALDLGAAHRKPPGYLGVDQYPGEGVDIVATLPGRLDLPDDSVGLMRAVDFLEHVPAKIPLINELYRLLAPGGMLLSTTPSSDGRGAYQDPTHVAYYNENSFWYYTDDQYRAFVPEIEARFQSSRLTTCFPSQWHSEKNISYVIANLISVKDGAERCGGPLLV, encoded by the coding sequence ATGACGGTGGTCGACTCCGGCACGTCGGCACGCCCCGATCCGCTCGAAGTCGGCCTCCCGACGACCATCGAGCCGAGCAGGGAGCACCAGATGACGTCGACGGCCACCCCGAGGTTCTCCGTCTTCACCCCCAGCCACCGAACCCGATTCCTCGACGACTGCCTGGCGACGCTGCAGGCGCAGACCTGTCCGGACTGGGAGTGGATCGTCCTGCTCAACAACGGCGCCCGCTGGCGACCGGAGCGCCCCGACGACCGGGTCCGGATCGAGATCGCGGACGACGTCACCGGCGTCGGAGCCGCCAAGCGCAGGGCCTGTGAACTGGCCCGCGGCGAGATCCTCGTCGAACTCGACCACGACGACCTGCTGGCGAAGGCGTGCCTGGCGGAGCTCGGCAAGGCGTTCGACGAGAATCCCGACGCGGTCTTCGTGTACAGCAACACCGCGCAGATCACCGAGGACGGGAAACGGGACGACAGCCGTTTCAACGAGTCGCACGGCTGGCACTACGAGGACGTGCGCGTCGACGGCCAGAACCTGCTGCAGGTCAGGGCGATGGCTCCGACGCCGCACAACATCGCGTACATCTGGTACGCGCCCAACCACGTACGGGCGTTCCGCCGGGACGCCTACGAGACGGCCGGCGGGTACGACGCCTCCCGCTCGGTCCTGGACGACCAGGACCTGATGTGCCGTCTGTTCCACGTCGGCGACTTCCACCACATCCCCCGCTGCCTGTACCTGCAGCGGATGCACCCGGCGAACACCCAGCGCGACCCGGAGACCAACGCGCACATCCAGACCGAGACGGTCGCCCTGTACGACAAGTACATCGAGGCCAACGCCCTCGCCTGGACCTACCGCAGGGGGCTGCTCGCGCTGGACCTCGGAGCGGCGCACCGCAAGCCGCCCGGTTACCTGGGCGTGGACCAGTACCCCGGTGAGGGCGTCGACATCGTCGCGACCCTGCCCGGCAGGCTGGACCTGCCCGACGACTCCGTCGGCCTGATGCGGGCCGTGGACTTCCTGGAGCACGTGCCCGCCAAGATTCCCCTGATCAACGAGCTGTACCGGCTGCTGGCGCCCGGCGGCATGCTCCTCAGCACGACCCCCAGCTCCGACGGCCGCGGCGCGTACCAGGACCCGACCCACGTCGCGTACTACAACGAGAACTCCTTCTGGTACTACACGGACGACCAGTACCGCGCCTTCGTGCCGGAGATCGAGGCCAGGTTCCAGAGTTCGCGGCTGACCACCTGCTTCCCGTCCCAGTGGCACTCCGAGAAGAACATCTCGTACGTGATCGCCAACCTCATCTCGGTGAAGGACGGCGCCGAACGGTGCGGCGGCCCGCTGCTCGTGTAG